One Vitis vinifera cultivar Pinot Noir 40024 chromosome 8, ASM3070453v1 genomic window carries:
- the LOC100251706 gene encoding serine/threonine-protein kinase-like protein CCR1: MPILNALSPLVPLLLLLLLLLLCIPTSGFGSMGPISAAFGEHGFFCAIDAGGEQNVICWGKNSSSFPTPSASFSNIPPMSALSGGNGFLCGILANTSQAYCWSLVASGINLVPSVFRNTAYSHVAAGKNHVCAIRGSYYSDNDSGTIDCWVISGRPNNSLASVENSNFVDQSINSLVFRKVVSGEGFSCGGIREGGIVCWGPNASKLGVSGVSENFKALASGRGSVCGISGVSGEVTCWGDNDTSGAPPIGTRFIALSAGARHFCGIREDTHEVGCWGSFNSSLVPKGPGFMAIASSDFTTCGIREDDLVLACWFANLSSPPDSDPPLQLCSPGLCTPGPCDEGQFAYNASILNEPDLTSLCVRKDLSICSPCGLNCSEGYFQSSSCTKNVDRVCTACSLCQNSSCWDICGFQSSSEMRQKHRHQFERLALIVGSSVLGCLLILIGWCLLPRFIGTRNEEGVKKQFTSCMGKPVLETDIDADSNLSVSAAPCLGTAQVFRLSELKDATNGFKEFNELGRGNYGFVYKAVLADGRQVAVKRANAATIIHTNSRDFEMELEVLCKVRHCNIVNLLGYCSEMGERLLVYEFMPHGTLHDHLHGGLSPLNWGLRLKIAMQAAKGLEYLHKEAVPPIIHRDVKTSNILLDSDWGARIADFGLLIPNDRDFNGDMKSDVYNFGIVLLEILSGRKAYDRDYMPPSIVEWAVPRIRQGKAGVIIDCYTALPRNVEPLLKLADIADLAVRENPSERPTMSDVAIWLEQIVKDGLIL, translated from the coding sequence ATGCCTATCCTCAACGCCCTTTCTCCACTTGTCcctcttctccttctccttctccttctccttttgTGCATTCCCACTTCGGGGTTCGGATCCATGGGACCCATCTCCGCCGCTTTCGGCGAACATGGTTTCTTCTGCGCTATCGACGCCGGCGGCGAACAGAATGTAATATGTTGGGGAAAGAACAGTTCTTCGTTTCCCACCCCTTCTGCGTCTTTTAGCAACATTCCTCCCATGTCAGCTCTCTCCGGCGGGAATGGATTTCTCTGTGGCATTTTGGCGAACACGTCGCAGGCGTATTGTTGGAGCTTGGTTGCTTCGGGCATAAATCTCGTTCCTTCGGTGTTTCGGAACACCGCTTATTCACATGTCGCGGCGGGCAAGAATCACGTGTGTGCTATCAGAGGTTCTTATTACTCTGATAATGATTCGGGGACTATTGATTGCTGGGTCATAAGTGGAAGACCAAATAATAGTTTGGCTTCTGTTGAGAATAGTAATTTTGTTGATCAGTCTATTAATAGTCTTGTTTTTAGGAAGGTTGTGTCTGGGGAGGGGTTTAGTTGTGGTGGTATTAGAGAAGGTGGCATTGTTTGCTGGGGACCGAACGCCTCCAAGTTGGGGGTTTCTGGGGTATCGGAGAATTTTAAAGCATTAGCTTCAGGGAGGGGTTCTGTTTGTGGGATTTCAGGGGTTTCTGGTGAGGTGACGTGTTGGGGCGATAATGATACTTCTGGTGCGCCTCCAATCGGTACTCGATTCATAGCACTGTCTGCTGGTGCCAGACACTTTTGTGGGATTAGAGAAGACACTCACGAAGTTGGGTGTTGGGGGAGCTTTAATTCTTCACTGGTTCCAAAGGGTCCTGGGTTTATGGCGATTGCTTCATCTGATTTCACTACCTGTGGTATTAGGGAAGATGATTTGGTCCTTGCTTGCTGGTTTGCAAATTTGTCGTCACCGCCTGACTCTGATCCTCCATTGCAGCTGTGCAGTCCGGGACTTTGTACTCCTGGTCCTTGTGATGAGGGGCAGTTTGCTTATAATGCAAGCATCCTCAATGAGCCAGATTTGACTAGCCTGTGTGTTAGAAAAGATCTAAGCATTTGTTCACCTTGTGGGCTGAATTGTTCTGAAGGGTACTTCCAGTCTAGTTCATGTACCAAGAACGTGGACAGAGTATGCACAGCTTGTTCTCTTTGCCAGAATAGCTCTTGTTGGGATATTTGTGGATTTCAATCATCATCAGAGATGAGGCAAAAGCATCGGCATCAATTTGAAAGATTAGCACTCATAGTTGGGTCTTCTGTTTTGGGTTGCTTGTTGATATTAATTGGTTGGTGTCTTCTTCCTCGTTTTATTGGCACCAGAAATGAAGAAGgggttaaaaaacaatttacttCTTGCATGGGTAAACCAGTGCTGGAAACTGACATTGATGCGGATTCAAATCTTTCTGTGTCTGCAGCCCCATGTCTTGGAACAGCTCAAGTATTCCGGCTCTCAGAACTAAAGGATGCCACTAATGGGTTCAAGGAGTTTAATGAACTTGGCAGGGGAAACTATGGCTTTGTGTATAAAGCTGTCCTCGCAGATGGGCGGCAAGTAGCTGTTAAAAGGGCCAATGCTGCCACAATAATCCACACCAACAGCCGAGACTTTGAAATGGAGTTGGAAGTTCTTTGCAAAGTTCGGCACTGTAATATTGTGAACTTGTTGGGTTACTGCTCAGAGATGGGAGAGAGACTGCTTGTTTATGAGTTTATGCCCCATGGGACATTACATGACCACCTCCATGGTGGCCTTTCTCCTTTAAATTGGGGTCTTAGATTGAAGATTGCCATGCAGGCAGCAAAGGGGCTGGAGTATCTTCACAAGGAAGCTGTACCTCCTATTATCCACAGAGATGTCAAGACttcaaatattcttttggattcTGATTGGGGAGCACGAATTGCGGATTTTGGGCTTCTTATTCCAAATGATAGGGATTTCAATGGAGACATGAAAAGTGATGTTTACAATTTTGGAATTGTGCTGCTGGAGATTCTCAGTGGTAGGAAAGCTTATGACAGAGATTACATGCCACCAAGTATAGTTGAGTGGGCAGTACCGCGCATTAGACAGGGCAAGGCTGGTGTTATCATCGATTGTTATACAGCTCTTCCAAGAAATGTTGAACCTCTACTTAAGCTGGCTGATATAGCAGACCTAGCTGTGAGGGAAAATCCTAGTGAGCGTCCCACCATGTCAGATGTGGCAATCTGGTTAGAGCAAATTGTGAAGGATGGATTGATTTTGTAG
- the LOC100255008 gene encoding putative serine/threonine-protein kinase isoform X2 has translation MKFSFSFSNCFSPSSPPEVDRSSSSGQETGGNTSEKFQVFSYKELKIATDSFHPSNKIGEGGFGSVYKLRDGTTVAVKVLSVEIESMRGEREFVSELSALTDIKHENLVTLQGCCVEGASRFLVYDYMENNSLAQTLLGAKQNRMEFGWEARRGISLGVGRGLAYLHEEVQPHIIHRDIKAANILLDQNLAPKISDFGLSKLFVDSRSHISTRVAGTLGYLAPEYALSGRLTRKSDVYSFGVLLLEIISGHSVVEYDLEHGEHYLVEKAWEMYTDNKLLQLVDPTLKDFPEEEAIQFLKVGLLCVQEISGLRPRMSAAVKMLTNEINVNDVHISQPGLLSDLTAVKIGHRRSFPTISSKASTSTSTQSANTNPSLTGSSGPLNMDAVLFDVKSESHR, from the exons ATGaagttctctttttctttctcaaattgCTTCTCCCCATCATCACCGCCTGAAGTTGATCGAAGCAGCAGCAGCGGGCAAG AAACAGGAGGAAACACTAGTGAAAAATTTCAAGTCTTCTCTTATAAAGAATTGAAAATCGCCACAGATAGCTTCCACCCATCAAACAAGATTGGTGAAGGAGGCTTTGGTTCTGTCTACAAG CTAAGAGATGGGACCACAGTGGCTGTAAAGGTGCTTTCAGTTGAAATTGAATCGATGCGAGGGGAGAGGGAGTTTGTCTCTGAGTTATCCGCACTGACAGATATCAAGCATGAAAATCTGGTTACCCTTCAAGGATGTTGCGTCGAGGGAGCTAGCAGATTTTTGGTTTATGATTATATGGAGAACAATAGCCTTGCACAAACCTTACTTG GTGCAAAGCAGAACAGGATGGAATTTGGTTGGGAAGCAAGGCGGGGCATTTCACTGGGAGTAGGTCGGGGACTCGCCTATCTCCATGAGGAAGTTCAACCCCATATCATACATCGGGATATTAAGGCTGCCAATATACTTCTAGATCAGAATCTCGCCCCCAAAATCTCAGATTTTGGCTTATCAAAGCTGTTTGTAGATAGCAGATCTCATATTAGTACTCGTGTTGCCGGGACATT AGGCTATCTTGCTCCAGAATATGCTCTTAGCGGGCGTTTGACAAGAAAATCAGATGTTTACAGTTTTGGAGTGCTCCTCCTTGAAATTATCAGTGGCCACTCAGTCGTGGAATATGACTTAGAACACGGCGAACATTATTTGGTCGAAAAG GCATGGGAAATGTACACGGATAACAAACTTCTGCAGCTAGTCGACCCCACGCTAAAGGACTTCCCTGAAGAAGAAGCTATTCAATTCTTAAAGGTGGGCCTACTTTGTGTGCAAGAGATCAGCGGCCTTCGCCCCCGAATGTCAGCAGCCGTGAAGATGTTGACTAATGAGATCAATGTTAATGATGTTCATATATCACAACCGGGACTTCTTTCAGATCTCACCGCCGTTAAAATAGGCCACAGGCGCTCTTTTCCAACCATTTCCTCCAAGGCCTCCACCAGTACCAGCACGCAGAGCGCCAACACAAACCCATCCTTGACTGGGAGCTCTGGTCCCCTTAACATGGATGCTGTATTATTTGATGTTAAATCTGAGTCTCATAGATAG
- the LOC100255008 gene encoding putative serine/threonine-protein kinase isoform X1: protein MKFSFSFSNCFSPSSPPEVDRSSSSGQETGGNTSEKFQVFSYKELKIATDSFHPSNKIGEGGFGSVYKGQLRDGTTVAVKVLSVEIESMRGEREFVSELSALTDIKHENLVTLQGCCVEGASRFLVYDYMENNSLAQTLLGAKQNRMEFGWEARRGISLGVGRGLAYLHEEVQPHIIHRDIKAANILLDQNLAPKISDFGLSKLFVDSRSHISTRVAGTLGYLAPEYALSGRLTRKSDVYSFGVLLLEIISGHSVVEYDLEHGEHYLVEKAWEMYTDNKLLQLVDPTLKDFPEEEAIQFLKVGLLCVQEISGLRPRMSAAVKMLTNEINVNDVHISQPGLLSDLTAVKIGHRRSFPTISSKASTSTSTQSANTNPSLTGSSGPLNMDAVLFDVKSESHR, encoded by the exons ATGaagttctctttttctttctcaaattgCTTCTCCCCATCATCACCGCCTGAAGTTGATCGAAGCAGCAGCAGCGGGCAAG AAACAGGAGGAAACACTAGTGAAAAATTTCAAGTCTTCTCTTATAAAGAATTGAAAATCGCCACAGATAGCTTCCACCCATCAAACAAGATTGGTGAAGGAGGCTTTGGTTCTGTCTACAAG GGCCAGCTAAGAGATGGGACCACAGTGGCTGTAAAGGTGCTTTCAGTTGAAATTGAATCGATGCGAGGGGAGAGGGAGTTTGTCTCTGAGTTATCCGCACTGACAGATATCAAGCATGAAAATCTGGTTACCCTTCAAGGATGTTGCGTCGAGGGAGCTAGCAGATTTTTGGTTTATGATTATATGGAGAACAATAGCCTTGCACAAACCTTACTTG GTGCAAAGCAGAACAGGATGGAATTTGGTTGGGAAGCAAGGCGGGGCATTTCACTGGGAGTAGGTCGGGGACTCGCCTATCTCCATGAGGAAGTTCAACCCCATATCATACATCGGGATATTAAGGCTGCCAATATACTTCTAGATCAGAATCTCGCCCCCAAAATCTCAGATTTTGGCTTATCAAAGCTGTTTGTAGATAGCAGATCTCATATTAGTACTCGTGTTGCCGGGACATT AGGCTATCTTGCTCCAGAATATGCTCTTAGCGGGCGTTTGACAAGAAAATCAGATGTTTACAGTTTTGGAGTGCTCCTCCTTGAAATTATCAGTGGCCACTCAGTCGTGGAATATGACTTAGAACACGGCGAACATTATTTGGTCGAAAAG GCATGGGAAATGTACACGGATAACAAACTTCTGCAGCTAGTCGACCCCACGCTAAAGGACTTCCCTGAAGAAGAAGCTATTCAATTCTTAAAGGTGGGCCTACTTTGTGTGCAAGAGATCAGCGGCCTTCGCCCCCGAATGTCAGCAGCCGTGAAGATGTTGACTAATGAGATCAATGTTAATGATGTTCATATATCACAACCGGGACTTCTTTCAGATCTCACCGCCGTTAAAATAGGCCACAGGCGCTCTTTTCCAACCATTTCCTCCAAGGCCTCCACCAGTACCAGCACGCAGAGCGCCAACACAAACCCATCCTTGACTGGGAGCTCTGGTCCCCTTAACATGGATGCTGTATTATTTGATGTTAAATCTGAGTCTCATAGATAG
- the LOC100249863 gene encoding V-type proton ATPase subunit G — protein MESSRGPGGIQQLLAAEQEAQHIVNAARSAKMARLKQAKEEAEKEIAAYRAQVELEFQKKLAESSGDSGANVKRLEQETQAKIHHLKTEAGRISHDVVHMLLKHVTTVKN, from the exons ATGGAAAGCAGTAGGGGTCCTGGTGGAATTCAACAATTGCTAGCTGCAGAACAAGAAGCTCAACACATTGTCAATGCTGCCAGAAGTG CAAAAATGGCTAGACTAAAACAAGCCAAAGAAGAGGCTGAAAAGGAGATTGCTGCTTACCGAGCCCAGGTTGAACTTGAGTTCCAGAAGAAATTGGCTGAG AGCAGTGGGGACTCAGGTGCTAACGTTAAGCGCCTTGAACAAGAGACACAGGCAAAGATTCATCACCTGAAAACAGAGGCTGGGAGAATATCACATGATGTTGTCCACATGCTTCTGAAGCATGTGACAACTGTGAAAAACTGA
- the LOC100260106 gene encoding probable E3 ubiquitin-protein ligase LOG2, protein MGNIGSSSVNGRRRHGSRRSHPPPPPPQPPQPEITPNQYVFAAPYPTQYPNPNPPQYYQYPGFYPPPPAAMPVPLPAPYDHHHRGGPPPHMDPAHANFVAGRYSCGPVVPPHAPYVEHQKAVTIRNDVNLKKETLRLEPDEEHPGRFLVAFTFDATVPGSITIIFFAKEGEDCSLSPMKENLEPVTVHFQQGLGQKFRQPTGTGIDFSTFEESELLKEGDMDVYPLEVKAEASPINQIGADGNPIPGTMNSQITKAVFEKEKGEYQVRVVKQILWVNGMRYELQEIYGIGNSVDGDFDSNDPGKECVICLSEPRDTTVLPCRHMCMCSGCAKVLRFQTDRCPICRQLVERLLEIKVSNGSDD, encoded by the exons ATGGGGAATATCGGAAGTAGCAGCGTGAACGGCCGACGTCGACACGGGAGCAGGCGGAGCCACCCGCCTCCGCCGCCTCCGCAACCGCCACAGCCTGAAATTACTCCAAACCAATACGTGTTCGCGGCGCCTTACCCAACTCAATACCCCAACCCTAACCCTCCCCAGTACTATCAGTACCCGGGTTTCTATCCCCCGCCGCCTGCAGCGATGCCGGTACCGTTGCCGGCTCCGTACGACCATCACCACCGCGGTGGACCTCCGCCGCACATGGACCCTGCCCACGCAAATTTTGTGGCTGGGCGGTACTCTTGTGGTCCTGTTGTTCCTCCCCATGCCCCATACGTTGAGCACCAGAAGGCTGTTACCATTCGCAATGATGTTAATCTCAAGAAGGAGACTTTGCGACTCGAGCCTGATGAGGAACACCCTGGGCGCTTCCTTGTTGCCTTCACATTCGATGCCACGGTTCCAGGGAG CATCACCATTATTTTCTTTGCAAAAGAAGGCGAAGACTGTAGCCTGTCGCCAATGAAGGAAAACCTGGAACCAGTCACTGTACATTTCCAACAGGGTCTTGGTCAGAAGTTCAGGCAACCTACCGGAACTGGGATTGACTTCTCAACGTTTGAGGAGTCAGAGTTGCTGAAAGAGGGTGATATGGACGTGTATCCTCTAGAAGTGAAGGCTGAGGCATCCCCAATCAACCAAATTGGAGCAGATGGAAATCCAATCCCTGGAACCATGAACTCTCAGATAACTAAGGCAGTGTTTGAGAAGGAGAAAGGTGAATACCAGGTGAGGGTGGTGAAACAGATCTTGTGGGTGAATGGCATGAGGTATGAATTGCAGGAGATTTATGGGATTGGGAACTCTGTTGATGGTGATTTTGACAGCAATGATCCAGGAAAAGAATGTGTTATCTGCTTGTCGGAACCTCGGGACACAACTGTCCTTCCCTGTCGACATATG TGTATGTGCAGTGGGTGTGCTAAAGTTTTGAGGTTCCAAACGGACCGGTGCCCTATTTGCCGACAACTAGTCGAGAGACTTCTGGAGATAAAGGTCAGCAATGGGTCTGACGACTGA